In Candidatus Abyssobacteria bacterium SURF_5, the genomic stretch CGTTCTGTGGCCGGACTTCACCAAAGAAGAATTCTGTCGCGCCATAATTGAATATCAGAAAAGAGACCGCCGCTTCGGCGGCATCTCCCGCTGATAGACGAGCGGAGGAGCTGCTGAGTGAGCGCTGAAAGCGGAAGCAGAAAATCAAGATATGTATCCGCGGCGGTTGCGATACCAATCGGGTTGGGCCTCTGCATATTTTCCCCCCACGGTTTCATTCTCCTGGCAATCGTCCTGATCAATGTCGGGGTGGTGGAATTTTATGCCATGGCGCGGCATCGGGGATTTTCCCCCCACAGCGTCATCGGGACATCCTGTTCGATCGGAATCTGCATCCTGGCCTGGCTGGGCACAAACCCGCTCAGCACGCTCTATGCGCTTGCCGCAGCCGTTATTCTTGTTTTCACCTTCGCAATGGTGCGCAATGTGCGCGACGCGATGATCAATATCTCTGTCACCATTTTCGGCGTCATCTACGTCGGCTGGTTTTCGAGTCACATCATCCTGCTCCGCCGCCTGAATGACGGAGCCGATGTGACTCCCTTCAACCTCGCCGGCGCCGGATATGTTATAATGTTATTGGTACTCCTGTGGTTAGGAGATGGCGGGGCTTTCTTCGCGGGAACCGGCTGGGGAAAGCACAAGCTCCTTCCTTCTATCAGCCCAAATAAGACAATCGAAGGCGCGGTCGGCGGTACTATTCTGACATTGATAGGAGCGGCGCTTATCAAGGAACTGGGCTTGCTGCTTACTGCCGCGGGTGTCCCTTTCTTTCCGGAATTCAGTTACAGCGCGTATTTGCTGATCGGACTGGGAATATCTATAGCCGGGCAGGTCGGCGACCTGTGTGAGTCGTACCTCAAGAGGGATGCGGGACTGAAGGATACCGGAAACCTGTTTCCGGGGCATGGCGGCTTTCTCGATAGATTCGACAGCCTGCTCACCACGGCTCCGCTGTTTTATTTCTACTTGAAGTTTATGAACTTTTAATTGGATTGAAGAAGGAGATGCAGGCCGATGTGTATTGAGTGCAAAGACAGACTCGACAGGATTCAGCAAAGTATCGTCGAGATGAAGGAGTGTCTTTGACCCCGCTGCACTCAGAGAGCAGATAAGCGGGATCGAGAAGCAAAGCAGCGCCTCGGACTTCTGGGATGATCCCGAAGCGGCGCAAAAGACGCTCCGGAAAATGAGCGCACTCAAAGAGTCGCTCCGTCAGATCGAGACGCTTGAAAGCCGCCAAATCGAACTTGCCGAATTTCTTGAGCTCTCCGAACAGGAGGGCGATCTTTCTCTGGAGGCGGAAATCCGCGCGAACCTTGATCAGTTGGAGCGCGAAGTCGAGGATTGGATTCGCCGCAGCACGTTAACCGGCGAGACCGACTCGAGCGGCGCCATCGTCACCGTTCATGCGGGCGCCGGCGGAACCGAATCCTGCGACTGGGTCTCGATGTTGCTCAGAATGTACCTGCGCTGGGCCGAGCAGAAGGGATACGCGACTGAAGTAATCGATCTGCTCGAGGGAGACGAAGCCGGGATTAAAAGCGTCACTTTTACGGTCAGCGGCCCCTACGGCTACGGATACCTCAAGAGTGAAAACGGCGTTCACCGCCTGGTGCGGATATCGCCGTTCGACGCCAACAAGCGGCGGCATACCTCGTTCGCGTCGGTCGAAGTCCTGGCGGATGTCGAGGACGATATCGTTGTCGATATAAACGAATCCGATTTGCGAATCGACACCTACCGGGCGAGCGGGGCGGGCGGCCAGCACGTGAACAAGACGAGTTCGGCTGTTCGGATTACCCATCTGCCGACCGGTATTGTGGCGCAGTGTCAAAATGAACGCTCGCAGCACAAGAACCGATCAATGGCGATGAAGCTGCTGCGCGCCAAATTATACGCCCATTACGAAAAGCAGCGACAGGCGGAGCTCGCGGCCCAGCGGGGAAAGCAGGAGGAGATAGCCTGGGGCAGCCAAATTCGTTCGTACGTGCTCCAGCCTTACCAAATGGTCAAAGACCACCGGACGGGCATCGAAGCAGGGAACGTCGGGGCGGTGCTGGACGGCGATCTCGACGCATTCATCAGCGGCTATCTGCAGAGCCGGATCGCAAAGTAAGCCGCAGCCGTCGCTCCCCTTGTCGCCTCAAAACTGAAAAGTACTCCGGTTGTCGGATGCTTTTTGCACCCGTCTCGATTCCTTGACACCCTGTACATCGCTCACTATAATGACGAAGAACGACGACCAAAGGCGGATTTGTCGATGGAAGAAAAACAAGATCTCTATGCGCAGCGACTGGAAAAATTATCTCGGATAAGACAGGCCTCGCAAGAGCCGTATACATATTCATATGCCCGGACGCATACGGTTCAACAGGCATACGATGAGTTTGAAAAACAGCATGAGGCGCAACCCGAGAGAACCGTTCGCCTGGCGGGAAGAATAACGGCTCTCCGCCTCCACGGCAAAAGTGCGTTCGCCGATCTCAAGGATGATTCAGGGAAAATTCAACTCTTCTTCGGCCTTCAGGACGTGGGCGGCGACCAATATGAATTCCTTACGAAGCTGATCAACGTCGGCGATTTCCTCGGGGTCGAAGGGACAATCTTCACCACACGCACCGGTCAGGTGACCGTCAGAGTCGGCTCGTTCCTCCTGTTGACAAAAACGCTGCGACCGCTGCCCGAGAAGTGGCACGGACTTAAAGACGTCGAAATCCGCCTGCGCCGGCGCTACCTCGATCTGCTTGCCAATGTCGAAACCGGGAACCTTTTTCGCAGGCGCAGCGAAATCATCAGGCACATCCGCGGATTTCTTGACGCGCGCGGATACATGGAAGTCGAAACGCCGATGCTTCACCCGATACCCGGCGGCGCAAGCGCCCGCCCGTTCATAACACATTACAATGCCCTCGATCGGGATTTTTATCTGCGCGTCGCGCCCGAGCTCTACCTGAAACGTCTTCTGGTAGGCGGCTTCGAAAAAGTCTACGAGATCAACCGCAACTTCCGCAATGAAGGAGTCTCCAACAGGCACAATCCCGAGTTCACCATGCTCGAGTTGTATGAGGCGTACGTGGATTACGAGGCCATGATGGAACTGGTCGAGAAGCTGGTTTCCTTCGTCGTGAAGACGGTCTTGGGAAAACCGAACTTCACGTACCAGGGAAACGACATCAACATCGAACCGCCCTGGCCGCGCGTTTCCTTCTTCGAGGCAATCCGAAGATTTGCGGACGTCGATCTGGAGCAGACTTCGGATTCGGCAAGGGCGCGTGATCTGGTGGCGCACCTGAAACTGGATCTCGAAGATTCCGCCGGTTACGGCAAGATCTGCGACGAAGTCTTGAAATCATACGTCGTTCCCAAAATGATTTCCCCCACATTTCTTATCGACTATCCGCTCGAGCTTTCGCCGCTCGCAAAAGGCAAGCGCGGGAGCCCGCGGCTCACGGAGCGCTTCCAGCCCTTCGTCGGAGGACTCGAAATCGGCAACGCGTTCTCCGAGCTGAACGACCCGCTCGAACAGCGCGCGCGCTTCGAGCGGCAGATGCAGCTTCGTGCAAGAGGGGATGAGGAGGCGCAAACGCTCGACGAGGATTTTATCACCGCGCTCGAGTACGGCATGCCTCCCGCCGGCGGCCTCGGTATCGGGATCGACCGTTTAGTAATGTTGCTTACTGATTCACCTACAATAAAAGAGGTAATATTGTTTCCGCAGTTGCGCACGGTTAACCACGCAATTGTGGAGGAATAAAGCACATGCGTTTCGAAGTGTTCGTCGGGTTCCGATATCTGAGAGGAAAACGCAAAAACGCGTTCATTTCGCTCATCACGTTTTTTTCGATATTCGGCGTGATGATCGGCGTGATGACGCTGATTGTGGTTCTCGGCGTCATGACCGGCTTTGACAAGCAGTTGTTCAAAACCGTCCTGGGAACGACATCGCACATCGTGATAACCCGCTCCGGCGGGATCACCGACCATGAAAAAGTGACAGAGGATCTGAAGCGCATCCCCGAGGTCCTCGAAAGCGCGCCCTTTTTTGCGGGGCAGGTGCTCCTGAAATCCGATAACGCAGTCACGGGAGCGGCCATTCGCGGAGTCGTGCCGGAGGAGGAAGAGAAGGTTTCAGATTTCGGCAAGTATCTTCACGGAACGTTGCGCGACGGCGGCATTGTCCTGGGCACGGAACTTGCAAGGCAACTGGGCGCGTTTCCCGGCGATACCATTAAAGTCATTTCACCGTATTTTGTGTCGACCCCGATGGGCGAGGTCCCGTACAAGAAAAACCTAACGGTGACGGGGCTTTATACATCGGGAATGTACGAGTACGACTCCACTTTTTGCTTTGTGACGATTTCTCAGGCCCAACGCCTTTTCGGAGTCGAGCGGACTATTTCAGGCATCGAAGTTAAAATCGCCGACCCGATGAAAGCGGGCGTGGTCGCTGTATCCATCACGCGACAGCTCGATGACGGCCTGTGGGCTCGC encodes the following:
- the prfB gene encoding peptide chain release factor 2 — encoded protein: MSGIEKQSSASDFWDDPEAAQKTLRKMSALKESLRQIETLESRQIELAEFLELSEQEGDLSLEAEIRANLDQLEREVEDWIRRSTLTGETDSSGAIVTVHAGAGGTESCDWVSMLLRMYLRWAEQKGYATEVIDLLEGDEAGIKSVTFTVSGPYGYGYLKSENGVHRLVRISPFDANKRRHTSFASVEVLADVEDDIVVDINESDLRIDTYRASGAGGQHVNKTSSAVRITHLPTGIVAQCQNERSQHKNRSMAMKLLRAKLYAHYEKQRQAELAAQRGKQEEIAWGSQIRSYVLQPYQMVKDHRTGIEAGNVGAVLDGDLDAFISGYLQSRIAK
- a CDS encoding lipoprotein-releasing ABC transporter permease subunit, whose translation is MRFEVFVGFRYLRGKRKNAFISLITFFSIFGVMIGVMTLIVVLGVMTGFDKQLFKTVLGTTSHIVITRSGGITDHEKVTEDLKRIPEVLESAPFFAGQVLLKSDNAVTGAAIRGVVPEEEEKVSDFGKYLHGTLRDGGIVLGTELARQLGAFPGDTIKVISPYFVSTPMGEVPYKKNLTVTGLYTSGMYEYDSTFCFVTISQAQRLFGVERTISGIEVKIADPMKAGVVAVSITRQLDDGLWARSWMDLNRTFLAALRHEKIIMAVILILIIVVAAFNIASTLIMVVMEKTRDIGILKSIGAPRSAIRTIFMIDGLLVGTIGTFLGVVFGYLLANSLDSVVKLIGTFFGIELFPSTIYYFDKIPVDTSIFDTCWIAGSAIVLSLLASLYPAWQASKLNPVEALRYE
- the lysS gene encoding lysine--tRNA ligase, whose amino-acid sequence is MEEKQDLYAQRLEKLSRIRQASQEPYTYSYARTHTVQQAYDEFEKQHEAQPERTVRLAGRITALRLHGKSAFADLKDDSGKIQLFFGLQDVGGDQYEFLTKLINVGDFLGVEGTIFTTRTGQVTVRVGSFLLLTKTLRPLPEKWHGLKDVEIRLRRRYLDLLANVETGNLFRRRSEIIRHIRGFLDARGYMEVETPMLHPIPGGASARPFITHYNALDRDFYLRVAPELYLKRLLVGGFEKVYEINRNFRNEGVSNRHNPEFTMLELYEAYVDYEAMMELVEKLVSFVVKTVLGKPNFTYQGNDINIEPPWPRVSFFEAIRRFADVDLEQTSDSARARDLVAHLKLDLEDSAGYGKICDEVLKSYVVPKMISPTFLIDYPLELSPLAKGKRGSPRLTERFQPFVGGLEIGNAFSELNDPLEQRARFERQMQLRARGDEEAQTLDEDFITALEYGMPPAGGLGIGIDRLVMLLTDSPTIKEVILFPQLRTVNHAIVEE